The Amycolatopsis jiangsuensis nucleotide sequence GGTCATCCGGATCCTGCAGAAGTACAAGGAGCTGCAGGACATCATCGCGATCCTCGGCATGGACGAGCTGTCGGAAGAGGACAAGCTCACCGTGCAGCGGGCGCGCCGGATCGAGCGGTTCCTGTCGCAGAACATGCTCGTCGCCGAGGCGTTCACGCAGATCCCCGGCTCGACGGTGCCGCTGTCGGAGACCATCGAGTCGTTCGACCGGATCACCAAGGGCGACTTCGACCACTACCCGGAGCAGGCGTTCCTGGGCATCGGTGGCCTCGAAGACCTGGAGAAGAAGTACCGGGAACTCACCGGCAAGTGAGGACCGGGGGACGGCGGGGCGGATGTCCATTGTGGACTGATGGCCCCGCCGTTCTGGTAACCGAAGCCGGACCTATTACACTCGGTGGTGACCCCCCGAGCGAAGGAGTGCTACGTGGCTGAGATGTCCGTGGAGCTGGTGGCCGTCGAGCGCCGGCTCTGGTCGGGTACCGCCACCTTCGTGGTGGCACAGACCACCGAGGGCGAGATCGGACTCATGCCGGGCCACGAGCCGGTGCTCGGTCAGCTGGTCGAGGGTGGCGTGGTGAAGGTGACCACGACCGACGGCGAGGTGCTCACCGCGGCCGTGCACGGCGGTTTCCTGTCCGTCACCGCCACCGGGGTGAGCGTGCTCGCGGAGAGCGCGGAGCTGTCCGACGAGATCGACGTGGCCGCCGCGCAGGAGGCACTGTCCACCGGTGACGAGGCGGAGCGGACGAGGGCCACGGCCCAGCTCCGCGCGGCCGGGCAATCGGTCTGACCGGGCGACGCGAGCGGAGGCCGGGCCGTGGAGATCGCCATCGTGGTGCTGATTCTCCTGGTCGCGGCTGCGCTCGTGGTCGGCTGGTATCTCCAGCGGTGGGTCCGGATGCGTCGTGGTGGCGGCGTGAGCGTCGCGTTGCGCTGGCGTCCGGATCATCCGCGGGCCAGCTGGCATCTGGGTCTCGGCCGGTACGAGGGCGAAGAGTTCGTCTGGTACCGCGTGTGGAGCCTGCGCACCGGCCCGGACCGGGTGTTCCAGCGGGAGAGCATGCAGATCGCCGACCGGCGGGACCCCTCCGGTTCGGAGGCCTACGCCGTGCCCGAAGGATCGACCGTCCTGCGCTGTGAGTCGCCCACGCAGGAGGCGATCGAGATCGCGATGGGTCCCGGTGCGCTCACCGGCTTCCTGTCCTGGCTGGAGTCCGCCCCGCCGGGGCGTCGGCTGCCGCACGCCTCCTGAGCCGCGGGGGTACCGGCTCAGCGTGCCCGGCGCGCGGTGGCACCGACGAGGTCGGTGGACCGGCCGGGTTTCCCGCCGTGCACGTCGTGTCCGCTGTTCACCTCGACGAGTTCGGCGTCCGCGATCAGCGAGACGATCCGCCGGGCGTCGGCGCCGTCGATGGCTCCCTGCAGGAGCCCGTCGGGCCCGTACTTCCAGTTCGCGTGGATCAGCGTGGTGGGTGCCTCGATGGCGCGCAACGTCTGCTCGTGGTCGAAGCCTTCGTCCCGGCTCCCGCTGTGGAAGGCGGCCCCGAACCGGGGATCGTAGGCCGCGATGGAGCGCTGCAGGTCGTTCCAGCTCGGCGGCAGGTACCAGAGGCCGATCGGCCGGTCCGGATGTGCCGCGTGCCGGGCGAGGCCGGACCGGACGATCCGGTCCGCGCTGCCGCCGAAGCACTCCCACATCTTCTGGTGCGCGAACTGGTAGGCGATCCAGTCCGGTTCGCCGGAGCGCAGGAACGCGTGGCAGGTGGTGGCCGGATCCGCCCAGTTCCAGGTCTGCTCGGCCCGCGGCAGCAGGGTGGTGAACAGCGGGGGATCCTCGAGCACGGCCGCCCGGACCAGATCCGGCCGGTGCCCGGCGAGCCAGGCCGCGAGCTGGCCGCCCGAGGAATGTCCCGAGACCACCACCGGCGCGTAGTTCCGCCAGTCGGCGCCCTGTCCGTGGATCAGCAGCAGCGGCGGGGTGCCGGCCGCCGATCCGGCGGCGTAAGTGAGCGTGCAACCCGCGAGTTCGACCCGGCGTTCGGTGAACCCGGCACGCCGGGTCCGGGCCCGCGCCCAGTCGTGGGCCCGCCGGTTCCGCAGCGCCCAGCCGCCCGCCGCGAGACCGGCCGCGGCCAGCCCGAGGCCGGCCGGCTTCAGCCCCCGGGCCGCCACAGCACGTCGCCCTCGGGGTTGGCCAGCCGGGCGAGGATGAACAGCAGGTCCGAAAGCCGGTTGAGGTACTTCGCCGCGAACGGGTTCGTGGTCTCCGGCTCCTGCTCGGCCAGCGCCCATGCGGACCGTTCCGCGCGGCGGGTCACGGTGCGGGCCTGGTGCAGGTAGGCCGCCCCCGCGGTGCCGCCGGGGAGGATGAACGAGGTGAGCTTCGGCAGCCGGTCGTTGAACTCGTCGCACCAGCGCTCGAGGCGTTCGAGGTAGGCCTCGGTGATGCGCAGCGGTGCGTACGGCGGGTCCTCCTGCACCGGAAGGCACAGGTCGGCGCCGACGTCGAACAGGTCGTTCTGGATCCGGCGCAGCACCCCGGCGATCTCGTCGGTCAGCCCGCCGAGCGCGACGGCGAGTCCGAGCACCGAATTGGCCTCGTCGGTGTCGGCGTACGCGGCGAGCCGCGCCGAGGTCTTGGGCACCCGGGTGCCGTCGCCGAGCGCGGTCGTGCCGCTGTCGCCGACCTTGGTGTACACGCGGTTGATGCGAACGGCCATGCACCGACTCTACCGGCCCCGCGTCGGGCAAACCTGGGCGAGAGGGCATGATTGGCGGCCATGAGCGAGCACTTCGACGTGCACGGCGGGGCACGGCTGGTCGGTGAGGTCGACGTCGTCGGCGCCAAGAACAGCGTGCTGAAGCTGATGGCCGCGGCCCTGCTGGCCGAGGGCACCACGACCATCACGAACTGCCCGCAGATCCTGGACGTTCCGCTGATGGCGGACGTGCTGCGCAGCGTCGGCTGCACTGTCGAGATCGACGGGGACACCGCACACATCACCACCCCGGCCGAGCTGTCGCACCGGGCGGATTCGCCGGCCATGGGCAAGCTGCGGGCCTCGGTCTGCGTGCTGGGCCCGTTGGTGGGCCGGCTCAAGCAGGCCGTGGTGGCGCTGCCCGGCGGCGACGCGATCGGCTCGCGCCCGCTGGACATGCACCAGAACGGCCTGCGCAAGCTCGGGGCCACGAGCACCATCGAGCACGGCTGCGTGGTCGCGAAGGCCGAGACGCTGCTGGGTGCGCAGATCTGGCTCGACTTCCCGAGTGTCGGTGCCACCGAGAACATCCTGATGGCCGCGGTGCTCGCCGAGGGCACCACGGTGATCGACAACGCCGCGCGTGAACCGGAGATCGCCGACATCTGCACGATGCTCACCGAGATGGGCGCGAAGATCGAGGGCGCGGGCACGTCCACGCTGACTGTGCACGGCGTGGAGCAGCTGCAGCCGACCGAGCACCGCGTGATCGGCGACCGGATCGTGGGCGCGACCTGGGCGTTCGCCGCCTCGATGACCCGCGGCGACCTGACCGTGCGCGGGGTCAACCCGCACCACCTCGACCTGGTGCTGGACAAACTGCGCCTGGCAGGCGCGGACGTGACCACGTTCGACGACAAGGGTTTCCGCGTGGTGCAGCCGGAGCGGCCGAAGGCGGTGGACTGGGTGACCCTGCCCTATCCCGGGTTCGCCACCGACCTGCAGCCGTTCGCGGTCGCGCTGTCGGCGGTCTCCGAGGGCACGTCGATGATCACGGAGAACGTCTACGAGGCGAGGTTCCGCTTCATCGAGGAAATGATCCGGCTCTCCGGCGACGCCCGCACCGACGGCCACCACGCGGTGGTCCGCGGGGTCGACAAGCTTTCCAGCGCGCCGGTCTGGGCCTCCGACATCCGGGCAGGCGCGGGCCTGGTCCTGGCCGGCCTGTGCGCCGACGGCGTGACCGAGGTCTGGGACGTCTTCCACATCGACCGCGGCTACCCGCACTTCGTGGAGAACCTGAACCGCCTCGGCGCCCGCATCGACCGCGTGACCGGCGAACCGGAGCGGGCGTAGCCAGCGGCCGTATCCGGGAACCGGACGCGGGGTCCGTGATGACGGCACTGCCCGAGTGGATGGTGCTCCCGCCCGGTGGTTTGTCCGCCGCTGACTACGAAGCGCTGGATGAGGACATCTGCCGGGCGATCGAAATCGTCGACGGTGCCATACCTGGTCGTCTACGACGCTGGCCTCGATCTCGACGCGGTGCTCCGGCCGAAGCACTGCCATCTCGTCGTCGAGGTGATGTCACCCGGCTCGGTCACCGTTGACCAGATCGACAAGCCCGCCGAATACGCGGCCGCGGGCATCCCGCGGTTCTGGCGCATCGAGAACGCCACGGACGAGATCGGCGGCCTGACGGTCTTCTGCCACCGGCTCGACGGCACCACTCGTTCGTACGTCCCGGTCGGGGCGCACCAGCGGAAGCTGGCCGTCTCCGATCCGTTCGAACTGTCCCTGGACCTCGCCACCCTGCTCTGAACCGAGCCGTTCAGCTCTCCAGTGCCAGGGTCGCGCCGAAGCCGAGGAGGGCGGTGCCGGTGACTCCGTCGAGGGTGCGGCGGACCTTGCGCCGGCCGAGCCAGGCGCGTACGCGGTGGACGAAGAACAGCAGGGCCAGCAGCCACAGCCCGCCCAGTACGGCGACCGTGTAGGCGAGGATCAGCGCGTCCAGCGTCGTCGTGTGCCCGGGGTCGAGGAACTGGGGCAGCACCGACAGGTAGAGCACCAGCACTTTGGGGTTGGTGATGTTCGACAGGAAGCCCTCGCGCCACCGCCGGAAGCCGCTCGCCCGCTTGCGCTGGGTCTCCGCGACGGTGTCGTAGTTCCCGCGCCACGCGCCGCGCAGCGCCTGGAAGCCGAGGAAGACCAGGTAGGCGGCGCCGAGCCACTTGAGCGTGAGGAACACCGGTTGGGACCGCGCGATGACGACGCCCAGGCCGAGCGCCGCGGCCGTGCCCTGTACCGCGTTGCCAGCGAAGATGCCGGCGGTGGCGAGCAATCCGCCCCGCGCGCCGCCGGACAGCGCGTTCTTCAGCATCACCATCGTGTCCGGCCCCGGCGCGAGCACGATCAGGACCACGATCACCAGATAGCTGCTGTACCCACTCCACGTCACGTGTGCCCAGCGTAGAGGTCGGATCCGCGGTCGTCGCGCGGATTTCCGTCACAGTGTCCGGACGGGTGGGACACGTGTCCCGGGGCCCGGAGGTCACCCGGGCGTGTCCGATTCCACCCCGCGACTAAGTTACCGACGGGTACACTCGGGCGGTCGTCTCCGCGTGAGAGAGGTGCCCCGTGCCCTATCCGACCGACCACGAGCGCGACCGGCCCTGGGTGATGCGCACCTACGCGGGCCACTCCTCGGCCGCCGCGTCGAACGAGCTGTACCGGCGCAATCTCGCCAAGGGGCAGACCGGCCTCTCGGTGGCCTTCGACCTGCCGACGCAGACCGGGTACGACCCGGACCACGTGCTCGCCCGCGGGGAGGTCGGCAAGGTCGGCGTGCCGGTCTCGCACCTGGGCGACATGCGGCGGCTGTTCGACGGCATCCCGCTCGCCGAGGCGAACACCTCGATGACCATCAACGCCCCCGCCATGTGGTTGCTCGCGCTGTACGTCTCGGTCGCCCGTGAGCAGGCCGAGGCGCAGGGCCGGGACGTGGGCGAGGTGCTGGCGAAGCTCACCGGCACCACGCAGAACGACATCATCAAGGAGTACCTGTCCCGCGGCACCTACATCTTCCCGCCAGGGCCGAGTCTCCGGCTGATCACCGACATGATCACCTGGACCGTGCGGCATGTCCCGCGGTGGAACCCGATCAACATCTGCAGCTACCACCTGCAGGAGGCCGGCGCGACGCCGACGCAGGAGGTCGCCTACGCCCTGTGCACCGCGATCTCGGTGCTCGACGCGGTGCGTGACTCGGGCCAGGTGGCGCAGGCGGACATGGCGAAGGTGGTCGGGCGGATCTCGTTCTTCGTCAACGCCGGCGTGCGGTTCGTCGAAGAGATGTGCAAGATGCGTGCGTTCACCACGCTGTGGGACGAGCTGACGCGCGAGCGGTACGGCGTCGAGGAGCCGAAGGCACGGCGGCTGCGCTACGGCGTGCAGGTCAACTCGCTGGGGCTGACCGAGGCGCAGCCGGAGAACAACGTGCAGCGGATCGTGCTGGAGATGCTCGCGGTTTCGCTCTCCCGCGGTTCGCGGGCGCGAGCCATCCAGCTGCCGGCCTGGAACGAGGCGCTCGGCCTGCCCCGGCCGTGGGACCAGCAATGGGCGTTGCGGATGCAGCAGGTGCTGGCGTACGAGACCGATCTGCTGGAGTACGAGGACATTTTCGACGGCTCGCACGTGGTGCAGGCCAAAGTGGACGAGATCGTGGCCGGGGCACGCGAGGAGATCGCGCGGGTACAGGATTTCGGTGGTGCGGTGGCGGCGGTGGAGAGCGGCTACATGAAGTCGCAGCTGGTCGCATCGCTGGCCGAGTACCGGCGCGGGATGGAAAGCGGCGAGCGGATTCTGGTAGGGGTCAACAAGTTCGACACCACCGAACCGTCGCCGCTGCAGGCCGAAGGGGCCAACGCGATCGAGACCATCGACCCGGCGGTGGAAAAGGCCGCGGTCTCGTCGATCGAGAAATGGCGTGCGGAGCGGGATGACGACGCGGTGGCCGCCGCGCTGACCGCATTGCGCGCCAAGGCGTCCACTTCGGACAACCTATTTGAGGCCACTGTGGACTGTGCGCGAGCCGGGGTCACCACCGGTGAATGGTCCGGCGCGCTACGGGAAGTGTTCGGCGAATACCGTGCGCCCACCGGGGTCTCCGCGGCTGCCGCGGCCGGTGGCGGTGACCCGGAGCTGCAGCGGGTGCGCGAGCGTGTCCGGCGCACCGAGCGGGAACTGGGTGAGCGACTGCGCATCCTGGTCGGCAAACCCGGGCTGGACGGGCATTCCAACGGCGCCGAGCAGGTCGCGGTGCGGGCGAGGGACGTCGGGTTCGAGGTGGTGTACCAAGGGATCCGGCTGACCCCGGACCAGATCGTGGCGGCCGCGGTGCAGGAGGGCGTGCACGTGGTCGGGCTGTCCGTGCTGTCCGGTTCGCACCTGGAGATCGTCCCGCTGGTGGTGGACGGGCTGCGCGCGGCGGGCGCCGGGGACGTCCCGGTGATCGTCGGCGGCATCATCCCGCCGGACGATTCCGCGCTGCTCACCGAACGCGGGATCGCCAGGGTGTTCACGCCGAAGGACTACGAGCTGACCGGCATCATGGCCGGCATCGTCGACCTCGTGCGCGAACGCCACGGGCTGGCCGCGGACTGAGCGCCGCCCGCTATCCGAGGATTCGTGCGGTCGAGGTGACCGTGGCGAACCCGCCGCCGTGCAGGTTCGTCGCGGTGCTCCGGCTGAGCTCGTCCGCGCTCAGCACCGCGCCGTCCGGTCCGGCCAGATCGAAGGTGAAGGTCGCGTCGAGAGCGAAAGTGACGTCGTAGCCGAGGTTCCCGCCCATCCGGGCGGTGGTCTCGCAGCAGAAGTTGGTCTGGATCCCGGCGAGCACGAAGCTGTCGATCCCGTGCCGCTCGAACCAGGCATCGAGGTCGACGTCGCCGATGAACGCCGAGTTCACCTCCTTGCCGAACACGAGATCGGCGCGGGCGCCGTCGAGTTCCGTCGTGAAGTCGTTGCCCGCCTGGCCGGGACGCAGTGGAGAATCCGGTTCGACCGAATCTTGGTGCACGAGCACGATCGGGTCGCGCCGCATCTGCCACGCGTCGAGCAGTGCCTTGATGTTGGCCTCGGCGGCCGGGTTGTTGCGGCGGCCCCAGAAGGCGGCGTCGTCGAATCCACGCTGGACGTCGATGAGAAGGAGTGCGGTCATGGCTGCCAGCCTGGCCGGTGCGGTGGCCGTCCGGGGAATGGCAGAAGGAGCGCCGTGCGGTACTTTTCTGCCATGCACACGATCGGGGTGCTGCTCCTGCCGGGCAGCCGGGCGTTCGACCTCGCCGTGGTCTCGGAGGTGTGGGCGCAGGACCGCACCGACAGCGGGATCGGCCCGTTCACCATGCGGCTCTGCGCGCCGGGGCGGGCGCGCAGCTCGCTGTCCCCGTTCGGCGACGTGGCCGCGACGCACGGGTTGACCGGGCTCGAGGGCTGCGATCTGGTGCTTGCGCCCGGCCGGGCCGACCCGCTGGCCGAGGTGCCTGCGGCCGTCCGCGCGGCGCTGCGCCGGGCGCTTCGGGCCGGCAGCACCGTGGCGGGCCTGTGCACCGGCGCGTTCACCTTGGCGGCCGCGGGATTGCTCGACGGCCGGCCGGCGACCACGCACTGGCGGCATCTCGACGAGCTGGCCGTCGCCGCGCCCGCCGCCCGGGTGTGCCGCGACGTCCTGCACACCGAGGACGACGGCGTGCTGACGTCCGCCGGAGTCGTCGGCGGGCTCGACCTGTGCCTGCACCTGGTCCGGCGCGACCACGGCGCGGAGGTGGCCGCCCGGCTCGCGCGCCGTCTCGTGATGCCGCCGGCGCGCGAGGGTGGTCAGCAGCAGTACGTCGAATCCCCCTTGCCCGCAAGGGCTTCCCAGCCCGGTATCGCGTCCACTATGGACTGGGCGACAAGCAGGCTGCACTCCGGTATCGGCGTGCCGGACCTGGTCAGGCACGCGGGGATGAGCACGCGCACCTTTCACCGCGAGTTCAGCGCGGCGACCGGAGTGACGCCCGGGCGCTGGCTGCTCGTGCAACGGGTGCGGCACGCGCAACGGCTGCTGGAGACAACCGACCTTCCGGTGTCGCGCGTCGCCGAACGCTCCGGGCTGGGCACCGCGGCGAACCTGCGGCGGCGGTTGCGGACGGAAGCCGGCGTCGGCCCGGACTCCTACCGGCGCACGTTCCGTTCGCGCGGCCACGGGGTTACGGTCGGGGCATGGGCGAGTACGAACACCTCCTCGTGAAGCGGGACGGCGACACGATCACCGTCACGATGAACCGTGCGGCGCGGCGCAATTCGCTGTCCGCCGAGCACCTGGCCGAACTGCTCGCGGCGTTCCGGGAGGCCGGGGAGTCCGATGCGACCGGCATCGTGCTGGCCGGAGCCGGCCCGGTGTTCTCCGCAGGACACGACTTCGGCGACGTGGCCGCGCGCGACCTGATGGGCGTGCGTGAGCTGCTCACCTTGTGCACGGAGCTGATGCGCACGATGCAGTCGGTCCCGCAGGTGGTGCTCGCGCGCGTACACGGGCTGGCCACCGCCGCGGGCTGCCAGCTGGTCGCTTCGTGCGATCTCGCGGTCGCCGCGGAATCCGCCGGTTTCGCCCTGCCGGGCGGGAAGGGCGGCTGGTTCTGCCACACGCCCGCGGTCCCGGTGGCCCGCGCGATCGGCCGGAAACGCCTGATGGAACTCGCCTTGACCGGCGACGTGGTCGACGCGGCCACGGCACTGGACTGGGGCTTGGTGAACCGGGTCGTGCCGGACGAGTCGCTGGATTCGGCGGTGGCCGAACTGCTGGCCCGCGCGACCCGCGGCAGCCGGGCGAGCAAGGCGATGGGGAAGCAGACGCTGTACGCACAGCTGGACCGCCCGGAAGCCGACGCGTACGGGATCGCGCTGGAAGTGATGGCCTCGGCCTCGCAACTGCCCGGCGCGCGCGAAGGAATGGCGGCGTTCCTGGAGAAGCGCAAACCGGAGTGGCCGGACTGACCCCTCCTCCTCCGAACTGCGTGCTGAGTCCGATGAGAACCGGCCCCAGTACGCCACAAGGGTCAGCGGCGTTCGTGGAGGAGCAGCAAGGTGTACGCGGCGATGGTCTGCGCGTCGGTGATCTCGCCGGCCGCGATCATCTTCTCCACCTCGCCACGGCCGAACCACGCCGTGCGCATGTCCTGTTCCTCCGGCTCGCGTTCCGGTTCGCCCTCGGTCAGGCCGGTCGCCAGGTACACGTGCCCGCGCTGGCTGGCCATGCCGGGGGCGACCTCGAGCAACCCCAGCTCGGTGATCGTCTCGGCGCGCAGGCCGGTCTCCTCGCGCAGTTCGCGGCGGGCCAGCTCGGCGGGCGGGACCTCCGCGAGGTCGGGTGCGGTGCCCTGCACGAACTCCCAGCGCCGCGCGCCCACCGGATAACGGAACTGCTCGACCAGGTGCAGCCGGTCGCCGTCGAGGGGAATCACCAGTGCGTAGGTCGGTTTGTCGACCACGCCGTAGATGCCGGGGCTGCCGTCCGCGCGGCGGATGGCGTCCTCCCGCACCGTCATCCAGTTGTTCCGGTACACCTCGCGGGTCGCGACACGCTGAATGGGGTCCACCCGACGAGTATCGCCGAGGCTGTCCTACCCTCGGCGGGTGCGTCTCGTGATCGCTCGGTGCCAGGTCGACTACGCCGGCAGGCTCACCGCCCACCTGCCGATGGCCACCCGCCTGCTGCTCGTCAAGTCCGACGGTTCGGTGTCGGTGCACTCCGACGACCGCGCCTACAAGCCGCTGAACTGGATGAGCCCGCCGTGCTGGCTCATCGAGGACGGCAAGCTCTGGATCGTGGAGAACAAGCAGGGCGAGAAGCTGGTCATCTCGATCGAGGAGATCTACCACGACCACGCCCA carries:
- a CDS encoding F0F1 ATP synthase subunit epsilon, which encodes MAEMSVELVAVERRLWSGTATFVVAQTTEGEIGLMPGHEPVLGQLVEGGVVKVTTTDGEVLTAAVHGGFLSVTATGVSVLAESAELSDEIDVAAAQEALSTGDEAERTRATAQLRAAGQSV
- a CDS encoding DUF2550 domain-containing protein → MEIAIVVLILLVAAALVVGWYLQRWVRMRRGGGVSVALRWRPDHPRASWHLGLGRYEGEEFVWYRVWSLRTGPDRVFQRESMQIADRRDPSGSEAYAVPEGSTVLRCESPTQEAIEIAMGPGALTGFLSWLESAPPGRRLPHAS
- a CDS encoding alpha/beta fold hydrolase, producing MAARGLKPAGLGLAAAGLAAGGWALRNRRAHDWARARTRRAGFTERRVELAGCTLTYAAGSAAGTPPLLLIHGQGADWRNYAPVVVSGHSSGGQLAAWLAGHRPDLVRAAVLEDPPLFTTLLPRAEQTWNWADPATTCHAFLRSGEPDWIAYQFAHQKMWECFGGSADRIVRSGLARHAAHPDRPIGLWYLPPSWNDLQRSIAAYDPRFGAAFHSGSRDEGFDHEQTLRAIEAPTTLIHANWKYGPDGLLQGAIDGADARRIVSLIADAELVEVNSGHDVHGGKPGRSTDLVGATARRAR
- a CDS encoding cob(I)yrinic acid a,c-diamide adenosyltransferase, which codes for MAVRINRVYTKVGDSGTTALGDGTRVPKTSARLAAYADTDEANSVLGLAVALGGLTDEIAGVLRRIQNDLFDVGADLCLPVQEDPPYAPLRITEAYLERLERWCDEFNDRLPKLTSFILPGGTAGAAYLHQARTVTRRAERSAWALAEQEPETTNPFAAKYLNRLSDLLFILARLANPEGDVLWRPGG
- the murA gene encoding UDP-N-acetylglucosamine 1-carboxyvinyltransferase — translated: MSEHFDVHGGARLVGEVDVVGAKNSVLKLMAAALLAEGTTTITNCPQILDVPLMADVLRSVGCTVEIDGDTAHITTPAELSHRADSPAMGKLRASVCVLGPLVGRLKQAVVALPGGDAIGSRPLDMHQNGLRKLGATSTIEHGCVVAKAETLLGAQIWLDFPSVGATENILMAAVLAEGTTVIDNAAREPEIADICTMLTEMGAKIEGAGTSTLTVHGVEQLQPTEHRVIGDRIVGATWAFAASMTRGDLTVRGVNPHHLDLVLDKLRLAGADVTTFDDKGFRVVQPERPKAVDWVTLPYPGFATDLQPFAVALSAVSEGTSMITENVYEARFRFIEEMIRLSGDARTDGHHAVVRGVDKLSSAPVWASDIRAGAGLVLAGLCADGVTEVWDVFHIDRGYPHFVENLNRLGARIDRVTGEPERA
- a CDS encoding Uma2 family endonuclease, yielding MRTSAGRSKSSTVPYLVVYDAGLDLDAVLRPKHCHLVVEVMSPGSVTVDQIDKPAEYAAAGIPRFWRIENATDEIGGLTVFCHRLDGTTRSYVPVGAHQRKLAVSDPFELSLDLATLL
- a CDS encoding LysE family translocator — encoded protein: MTWSGYSSYLVIVVLIVLAPGPDTMVMLKNALSGGARGGLLATAGIFAGNAVQGTAAALGLGVVIARSQPVFLTLKWLGAAYLVFLGFQALRGAWRGNYDTVAETQRKRASGFRRWREGFLSNITNPKVLVLYLSVLPQFLDPGHTTTLDALILAYTVAVLGGLWLLALLFFVHRVRAWLGRRKVRRTLDGVTGTALLGFGATLALES
- a CDS encoding protein meaA; translated protein: MPYPTDHERDRPWVMRTYAGHSSAAASNELYRRNLAKGQTGLSVAFDLPTQTGYDPDHVLARGEVGKVGVPVSHLGDMRRLFDGIPLAEANTSMTINAPAMWLLALYVSVAREQAEAQGRDVGEVLAKLTGTTQNDIIKEYLSRGTYIFPPGPSLRLITDMITWTVRHVPRWNPINICSYHLQEAGATPTQEVAYALCTAISVLDAVRDSGQVAQADMAKVVGRISFFVNAGVRFVEEMCKMRAFTTLWDELTRERYGVEEPKARRLRYGVQVNSLGLTEAQPENNVQRIVLEMLAVSLSRGSRARAIQLPAWNEALGLPRPWDQQWALRMQQVLAYETDLLEYEDIFDGSHVVQAKVDEIVAGAREEIARVQDFGGAVAAVESGYMKSQLVASLAEYRRGMESGERILVGVNKFDTTEPSPLQAEGANAIETIDPAVEKAAVSSIEKWRAERDDDAVAAALTALRAKASTSDNLFEATVDCARAGVTTGEWSGALREVFGEYRAPTGVSAAAAAGGGDPELQRVRERVRRTERELGERLRILVGKPGLDGHSNGAEQVAVRARDVGFEVVYQGIRLTPDQIVAAAVQEGVHVVGLSVLSGSHLEIVPLVVDGLRAAGAGDVPVIVGGIIPPDDSALLTERGIARVFTPKDYELTGIMAGIVDLVRERHGLAAD
- a CDS encoding cysteine hydrolase family protein yields the protein MTALLLIDVQRGFDDAAFWGRRNNPAAEANIKALLDAWQMRRDPIVLVHQDSVEPDSPLRPGQAGNDFTTELDGARADLVFGKEVNSAFIGDVDLDAWFERHGIDSFVLAGIQTNFCCETTARMGGNLGYDVTFALDATFTFDLAGPDGAVLSADELSRSTATNLHGGGFATVTSTARILG
- a CDS encoding GlxA family transcriptional regulator, translating into MHTIGVLLLPGSRAFDLAVVSEVWAQDRTDSGIGPFTMRLCAPGRARSSLSPFGDVAATHGLTGLEGCDLVLAPGRADPLAEVPAAVRAALRRALRAGSTVAGLCTGAFTLAAAGLLDGRPATTHWRHLDELAVAAPAARVCRDVLHTEDDGVLTSAGVVGGLDLCLHLVRRDHGAEVAARLARRLVMPPAREGGQQQYVESPLPARASQPGIASTMDWATSRLHSGIGVPDLVRHAGMSTRTFHREFSAATGVTPGRWLLVQRVRHAQRLLETTDLPVSRVAERSGLGTAANLRRRLRTEAGVGPDSYRRTFRSRGHGVTVGAWASTNTSS
- a CDS encoding enoyl-CoA hydratase-related protein translates to MGEYEHLLVKRDGDTITVTMNRAARRNSLSAEHLAELLAAFREAGESDATGIVLAGAGPVFSAGHDFGDVAARDLMGVRELLTLCTELMRTMQSVPQVVLARVHGLATAAGCQLVASCDLAVAAESAGFALPGGKGGWFCHTPAVPVARAIGRKRLMELALTGDVVDAATALDWGLVNRVVPDESLDSAVAELLARATRGSRASKAMGKQTLYAQLDRPEADAYGIALEVMASASQLPGAREGMAAFLEKRKPEWPD
- a CDS encoding NUDIX domain-containing protein — its product is MDPIQRVATREVYRNNWMTVREDAIRRADGSPGIYGVVDKPTYALVIPLDGDRLHLVEQFRYPVGARRWEFVQGTAPDLAEVPPAELARRELREETGLRAETITELGLLEVAPGMASQRGHVYLATGLTEGEPEREPEEQDMRTAWFGRGEVEKMIAAGEITDAQTIAAYTLLLLHERR